Proteins encoded within one genomic window of Cumulibacter manganitolerans:
- a CDS encoding acyl-CoA synthetase, translating into MSPAAVRGSLGTWPHRRARINPHTHAFVEGERAVTFGELDARVDRLARGLRASGVAAGDRVAFLGHNSIALAETMFAAMRIGAIFVPLNTRLTEAELAFITADCTPALLVWTAPHGPAASRLGIAAARLIEADGARYDALLAAEDAAELPDVPIESVAMIQYTSGTSGNPKGVMLSHHNLLWNVFGTLIDTDVVGSDVALVNAPMFHTATLNQVVLLTFIKGGTCVLVAKYDPGETLELIERHRVSYMFGVPTMFAAMAQHPRWPAADLSSIRLLTCGGAPVPPSLTELYRARGLAFQQGYGLTEASPAISFMRADRADADPAATGVPTFFVDVRIADPAGGLLETGSEGEIQARGPNIMVGYWNNPGATADALIDDGWLRTGDIAYLDDAGFVHVVDRLKDMIISGGENIYPAEVEKALVRHDAVAECAVIGVPDATWGEVGRALVVLRDGAEATAEEILGSLDEQLARYKIPRSLIFVDELPHNASGKLVKKRIPDAYRQEHP; encoded by the coding sequence GTGAGCCCGGCCGCCGTCCGCGGCTCGTTGGGCACCTGGCCGCACCGCCGGGCCCGGATCAACCCGCACACGCACGCCTTCGTCGAGGGCGAGCGTGCGGTGACGTTCGGCGAGCTCGATGCGCGGGTGGACCGGCTCGCCCGCGGGCTGCGGGCGAGCGGGGTGGCGGCGGGTGACCGGGTCGCGTTCCTGGGCCACAACTCGATCGCGCTCGCCGAGACGATGTTCGCGGCGATGCGCATCGGCGCGATCTTCGTCCCGCTCAACACTCGGCTCACCGAGGCCGAGCTCGCGTTCATCACCGCCGACTGCACGCCCGCGCTGCTGGTCTGGACCGCCCCGCACGGGCCGGCGGCGTCCCGGCTGGGCATCGCCGCCGCGCGGCTGATCGAGGCGGACGGCGCCCGCTACGACGCGCTGCTCGCCGCGGAGGACGCCGCCGAGCTCCCCGACGTCCCGATCGAGTCGGTCGCGATGATCCAGTACACGTCGGGGACCAGCGGGAACCCGAAGGGCGTGATGCTCAGCCACCACAACCTGCTGTGGAACGTCTTCGGCACGCTCATCGACACCGACGTCGTCGGCAGCGACGTGGCCCTGGTCAACGCGCCGATGTTCCACACCGCGACCCTGAACCAGGTCGTGCTGCTGACCTTCATCAAGGGCGGCACCTGCGTGCTGGTCGCGAAGTACGACCCCGGCGAGACCCTCGAGCTGATCGAGAGGCATCGGGTGAGCTACATGTTCGGCGTCCCGACGATGTTCGCCGCGATGGCGCAGCACCCCCGATGGCCCGCCGCCGACCTGTCGTCCATCCGGCTGCTGACCTGCGGCGGGGCGCCGGTGCCGCCGTCGCTGACCGAGCTCTACCGGGCCCGCGGGCTGGCGTTCCAGCAGGGCTACGGGCTCACCGAGGCCTCGCCGGCCATCTCGTTCATGCGCGCCGACCGGGCCGACGCGGATCCCGCCGCCACGGGCGTGCCCACCTTCTTCGTCGACGTCCGCATCGCCGACCCCGCGGGCGGGCTGCTCGAGACCGGCAGCGAGGGAGAGATCCAGGCGCGCGGCCCGAACATCATGGTCGGCTACTGGAACAACCCCGGCGCCACCGCAGACGCCCTCATCGACGACGGGTGGCTGCGCACCGGCGACATCGCCTACCTCGACGACGCCGGCTTCGTGCACGTCGTGGACCGGCTGAAGGACATGATCATCAGCGGCGGGGAGAACATCTATCCCGCCGAGGTCGAGAAGGCGCTGGTCCGGCACGACGCGGTCGCCGAGTGCGCCGTCATCGGCGTACCCGACGCGACCTGGGGCGAGGTCGGCCGCGCCCTCGTGGTGCTGCGCGACGGCGCCGAGGCGACCGCCGAGGAGATCCTCGGCTCGCTCGACGAGCAGCTCGCCCGCTACAAGATCCCCCGCTCGTTGATCTTCGTCGACGAGCTCCCCCACAATGCGAGCGGAAAGCTCGTCAAGAAACGCATCCCGGACGCATACCGACAGGAGCACCCATGA
- a CDS encoding 3-hydroxyacyl-CoA dehydrogenase NAD-binding domain-containing protein produces the protein MNRTVAVVSTGAIGASWAAHFLAEGWAVRAVDPAPGAEAALRAQIEECRPALRALGRPHADGGGTLVWCDSIADAVAGAQLVQENGPERVDVKRAIFAEIGAAAADDAVLASSSSGIRASDFQAAAGDRQARVLIGHPFNPPHLIPLVEVVGGAATDPDAVADALALYTAAGKRPVRLHRELPGHVVNRLQAALWREAYALVDSGAISVRDLDAAMEAGPGLRWALEGPFMTQHLSGGPGGIAHILEHLGPPTAEWWRDLSSVGELSEHMVAAIVDGMDDEVAGRDVAAIRARRDELLVALLRLKSEGPRP, from the coding sequence ATGAACCGCACGGTGGCCGTCGTCTCGACCGGCGCGATCGGCGCGAGCTGGGCCGCGCATTTCCTGGCCGAGGGCTGGGCGGTCCGCGCCGTCGACCCGGCGCCCGGCGCCGAGGCGGCGCTGCGCGCGCAGATCGAGGAGTGCCGGCCGGCGCTGCGGGCTCTCGGCCGACCGCACGCCGACGGCGGCGGCACGCTGGTCTGGTGCGACTCGATCGCCGACGCCGTCGCGGGCGCGCAGCTCGTGCAGGAGAACGGTCCGGAACGGGTGGACGTCAAGCGGGCCATCTTCGCCGAGATCGGCGCGGCGGCCGCCGACGACGCGGTGCTCGCCAGCAGCTCCTCGGGCATCCGGGCCAGCGACTTCCAGGCCGCGGCCGGCGACCGGCAGGCGCGGGTGCTGATCGGCCACCCGTTCAACCCGCCGCACCTGATTCCCCTCGTCGAGGTCGTCGGAGGCGCCGCGACCGATCCGGACGCCGTCGCCGACGCCCTGGCCCTCTACACCGCGGCCGGCAAGCGCCCGGTCCGCTTGCACCGGGAGCTGCCCGGGCACGTCGTCAACCGGCTGCAGGCCGCGCTGTGGCGCGAGGCGTACGCGCTGGTCGACTCCGGCGCGATCAGCGTCCGCGACCTGGACGCGGCGATGGAGGCCGGGCCCGGGCTGCGCTGGGCGCTCGAGGGACCGTTCATGACCCAGCACCTCTCGGGCGGACCCGGCGGCATCGCGCACATCCTCGAGCACCTCGGGCCCCCGACGGCCGAGTGGTGGCGGGACCTGTCGAGCGTCGGCGAGCTGTCCGAGCACATGGTCGCCGCGATCGTGGACGGGATGGACGACGAGGTCGCCGGTCGGGACGTGGCAGCGATCCGCGCGCGGCGCGACGAGCTGCTCGTCGCGCTGCTCCGGCTCAAGAGCGAGGGGCCGCGGCCGTGA
- a CDS encoding amidohydrolase family protein encodes MSIDLDSIKALDIHVHVEKDDHGHISVNDDILAASEKYFRADVNRTPTVDDIAAYYRERSMAAVVFTVDATTAMRHEALSSEEIADQVAKYDDTLIAFGSVDPLQGDKAIEQAIKLVNDHGVRGFKFHPGMQDFYPNDERFYPLFAEIDKLGVPIISHTGQTGIGAGMPGGAGIKLRPCNPMYLDDLAADFPTLQIIMAHPSVPWQSEAISIATHKANTYIDLSGWSPKYFAPELVRAANTMLRHKVLFGTDYPVIDPDKWVTEFEKLDMKPEVLPLVLKQNAAKLLGLT; translated from the coding sequence ATGAGCATCGACCTCGACTCCATCAAGGCCCTCGACATCCACGTGCACGTGGAGAAGGACGACCACGGGCACATCTCGGTGAACGACGACATCCTCGCCGCGTCGGAGAAGTACTTCCGCGCCGACGTGAACCGCACCCCGACCGTCGACGACATCGCGGCGTACTACCGGGAGCGCAGCATGGCCGCGGTCGTGTTCACGGTCGACGCGACGACCGCGATGCGGCACGAGGCGCTCTCCAGCGAGGAGATCGCCGACCAGGTCGCGAAGTACGACGACACGCTGATCGCGTTCGGGTCCGTCGATCCGCTGCAGGGCGACAAGGCCATCGAGCAGGCGATCAAGCTGGTCAACGACCACGGGGTGCGCGGGTTCAAGTTCCACCCGGGCATGCAGGACTTCTACCCCAACGACGAGCGGTTCTACCCGCTGTTCGCCGAGATCGACAAGCTGGGTGTGCCGATCATCAGCCACACCGGGCAGACCGGCATCGGCGCGGGCATGCCGGGCGGGGCCGGGATCAAGCTGCGCCCGTGCAACCCGATGTACCTGGACGACCTCGCCGCGGACTTCCCGACGCTGCAGATCATCATGGCGCACCCGTCGGTGCCGTGGCAGTCGGAGGCGATCTCCATCGCCACCCACAAGGCCAACACGTACATCGACCTGTCGGGCTGGTCGCCGAAGTACTTCGCCCCCGAGCTGGTCCGCGCCGCGAACACCATGCTGCGGCACAAGGTGCTCTTCGGCACCGACTACCCGGTGATCGACCCCGACAAGTGGGTCACCGAGTTCGAGAAGCTCGACATGAAGCCCGAGGTGCTCCCGCTGGTCCTCAAGCAGAACGCGGCGAAGCTGCTGGGCCTGACCTGA
- a CDS encoding 3'(2'),5'-bisphosphate nucleotidase CysQ: MSAIDPAVDDLELARQLAERTGEILREVRADVGYADRWTLMNAGDRAAQDYLGAALAAARPDDAVLSEEAPDDLARLTADRVWIIDPVDGTSAYGYRGSDEWAVHVALWERGSLVVGVVSRPATGEMYDSATARQLPLRHPDELRIVCSRSRTTSFVRAVARDVGADLVDMSSAGIKALAVLTGEADAYLHTGGQHQWDNAAPVAVALGAGLIAERVDGSPIVYNERSTSIDDLLICRPEVHDELRAAIDAHAHRI; the protein is encoded by the coding sequence GTGAGCGCGATCGATCCCGCCGTCGACGACCTGGAGCTGGCCCGGCAGCTCGCCGAGCGCACGGGAGAGATCCTCCGCGAGGTCCGGGCCGACGTCGGGTACGCCGACCGGTGGACGCTGATGAACGCCGGCGACCGCGCCGCGCAGGACTACCTCGGCGCGGCGCTGGCCGCCGCCCGCCCCGACGACGCCGTGCTCTCGGAGGAGGCGCCCGACGACCTCGCGCGGCTCACCGCGGACCGGGTGTGGATCATCGACCCCGTCGACGGGACGTCGGCGTACGGCTACCGCGGCAGCGACGAGTGGGCCGTGCACGTCGCGCTGTGGGAGCGCGGGTCGCTCGTCGTCGGCGTCGTGTCGCGTCCGGCCACCGGCGAGATGTACGACAGCGCGACCGCCCGGCAGCTGCCGCTGCGGCATCCCGACGAGCTGCGGATCGTCTGCAGCCGCTCCCGGACGACGTCCTTCGTGCGCGCCGTGGCCCGGGACGTGGGTGCGGATCTGGTGGACATGTCCTCGGCCGGGATCAAGGCGCTCGCCGTCCTGACCGGGGAGGCGGACGCCTACCTGCACACCGGCGGGCAGCACCAGTGGGACAACGCCGCCCCGGTCGCGGTCGCGCTCGGCGCCGGGCTGATCGCCGAACGGGTGGACGGCTCGCCGATCGTCTACAACGAGCGCTCCACGAGCATCGACGACCTGCTGATCTGCCGCCCCGAGGTGCACGACGAGCTGCGCGCCGCGATCGACGCGCACGCCCACCGCATCTGA
- the pth gene encoding aminoacyl-tRNA hydrolase encodes MSTTLVAGLGNPGPQYAATRHNVGFMVVDLLAQRSGASFKRHRTNAEIAETHLGAPPAPRAVLAKPLSFMNASGGPVSGLANYFSVPPGNVVVIHDELDLPLGVVRLKLGGGDNGHNGLKSITKSLSTKDYLRVRIGIGRPPGRQDPADYVLKPFAAAERAEVGVVLEEAADAVELLVREGLERAQNSVHVR; translated from the coding sequence GTGTCGACGACCCTCGTAGCGGGCCTGGGCAATCCCGGTCCGCAGTACGCCGCCACCCGGCACAACGTCGGGTTCATGGTCGTCGACCTGCTCGCGCAGCGGTCCGGTGCCTCCTTCAAGAGGCACCGGACCAACGCCGAGATCGCCGAGACCCATCTCGGCGCGCCGCCCGCCCCCCGGGCGGTCCTGGCCAAGCCGTTGAGCTTCATGAACGCCTCCGGCGGCCCGGTGAGCGGCCTGGCCAACTACTTCTCCGTCCCGCCCGGCAACGTGGTCGTCATCCACGACGAGCTCGATCTGCCGCTGGGCGTGGTGCGCCTGAAGCTCGGTGGCGGCGACAACGGCCACAACGGCCTGAAGTCGATCACGAAGTCGCTGTCCACCAAGGACTACCTGCGGGTGCGGATCGGCATCGGGCGCCCGCCCGGCCGGCAGGATCCGGCAGACTACGTGCTGAAGCCCTTCGCGGCCGCCGAGCGGGCGGAGGTCGGCGTCGTCCTGGAGGAAGCCGCCGACGCCGTCGAGCTGCTCGTGCGCGAGGGGCTGGAGCGCGCGCAGAACAGCGTGCACGTGCGCTAG